Below is a genomic region from Methanobacterium sp..
CCTTAAAAAGACTTTCATCTAATCCTTCAGGGTTATCATCAGCCTTACGAAGGAAAGGAGTGACTGAAGAGATAAGAACAACTTTACTTACATCTCCAGTTCCATATTTTCCAATATATCGAGCGATCTCTTCACCCCCCATTGAATGACTGACCAATGCAAAATCATGTAAATTTAGTTCAGCAATAAGCTTATGCAGGTCTTCAGCAAATGTATCAGGGTCATAACCTGACCAGGGTTGGCTGGAATTTCCAAATCCTCTTCGGTCATAGGTGATAACGCGATAACCTGCATCAAGTAGTGCAGGTATCTGCTTCTCCCATGCACGGCTACTTAATGGATAACCATGAATTAAAATTATCGGTTTTCCTTCACCATAATCTTCATAATGTAAATTTATATCGCCTGAATTTCCTTTACCTACTTTAATAAACGGACACATTTATTTACCTCCACTTTTATTTATACATGTTTAGGCCCAATATTCTAATGAATAAAGCTTTTATAAACGATTTAACTGAGTATACAAAGTTTAAAGATATTGCACCTATTATAATTAAGATATTAAAACTATTAAAAACTTATTATTTTTTAAAGTATAAGTATTACTGACAACTATTCATGTCCCCATAAATGAGCCAGTTAACTATAACACAGAAAAAATAACGCATTAAAACAAGCCTGATTTCAATAAAAAATCTATTTAAATTAGTTTTTTAAACCTGAAACCCATTCAACAGCTAGTTTTAGAGAACAACTAATTCTATGAAAATAAATCAATTAAAAGTAATATATCTAAATTCAATTTAAATCTTCAAAATGAAAAATAAAAATAAATTTAGAGGTAAGACTTTACGTACCTGGATTTTTCATCTCTTATTTTATCCAGTATATACTTTTCATTATCCTCATTTATTATTTCTTTGGCCTTAGGAAAAATTTCTTTTTCTTCTTCATCGATATGAAGCTCTATAATCTCTTGAAGTACTCCCATTTTAGGCATCCATCGTTCGTCGCTTTTATCCAGTTTATCTAATTCATAGATCAATTTTTTGCCAAGTTCATGTTCCTCATATCTTTCAAGGACCATGAATGATTCTTTTTTCCTGAGTGCTGGATAAAAATATATCTCTTCTCCCAGCATATGGGATTCCCATTCTTTTTGGATTTTAGGAAATTGTGAAGGGTCCTTATTTTGTATAGTTTCCCTCAAAAGATTCTTTATATTATCATGGTCATTCTTTAGTAATTCATAAACATTATTTTCTGCCATTTAATCACCTTCTCAAAATCTTTGATTTTTTGTGGTCCCAAAACCTACGATTTTTCATAGCTTTGATTTAATTTAAGGGAACTTTTTTCTAAATTTTTATACATTAATAGATCTGAACTTTAGTAGTAATATTTTTTACTTAATTATTAGTAACATTTTTAAAGTATGCTATTCAAAAGTATAGCTCAAACACAGTTACAAAATTAAAATCATATATAATCAATTATTTTAATCAATAAACGTTTTTTTTAATGGCTAATTTAAAGTTATCTTATCTTATGAGATAACACTATAAAAGAGAGGTGATAATTATGGCACGACGTGGTGGAATGACTACAGAAATACAACAGGCATTAAAGGGTATGGATTACCCTGCAAGTAAACAAGAGTTAATGCAACAGGCCCAAAAGAATAATGCAAGTCAAAATGTTATGCAAGCCATAGAAAATCTACCCGAACAAAAATTTAACTCACCTACTGATGTTCAAAAAGCATGGGGACAAGAAAAGAGATAAAATGTGGGATTAATTCCCACAATTCCTACTTTTCTTATTTTATATTCTAAAATAAATCATTAATGATTTAATTATTTTAAATTATTTAATATTAAATTTCATTTTTTAAATCAAGTTAAAATACACCACAATTGATTGAGGATCTGCTCGTTTAATACATGTTAAAATTTATACCCCCTTATAAAAAAAGAGACAGTTAATAGTTTTGCAAAATTTAATAATAAAAATGAAATCCGATGAGTATTTTTATTAAGTACAAAAGCGAACAATACTTTTATTAAATAAATTTCCCTTACGGGAAAAACAGCAGGTCTTCAATGTTCTCATATATAAACTTTGTATAAAAAAATAAATAGAAAAGTTTATCTGTATCATTGATAGACCTACACCCATATACATAAAAATCATTCATCACACATGTGAAAGGTGATCTAATGGCAGAAGAAAAAAAAGTAGAAACTAGTGAAGAACCTAGAATAGGTGTATACGTTTGTCACTGTGGTATCAACATCGGTGGTGTTGTTGACGTAGTGGCAGTTAGAGATTATGCAGCCACACTTCCAAACGTTGTTGTAGCTGAAGAGTACAAATATTTCTGTTCAGACCCAGGTCAGGAAAAAATCCAGAAGGATATTAAAGAAAAGGGCTTAAACAGAGTAGTAGTAGCAGCATGTTCACCAAGGCTCCACGAGCCAACATTCAGAAGATGTGTATCAGAAGCAGGATTAAACCCATTTTTATTTGAATTCGCGAACTTAAGAGAACACGATTCATGGGTACACATGGATGAACCTGAAGCAGCAACTGAAAAAGCAAAAGACTTAACAAGAATGGCAGTTGCAAAAGCAAGGTTATTAGAACCTCTAGAAGCTGAAACAGTTAGCGTTACAAATACCGCTATGGTTATCGGTGGAGGAGTTGCAGGTATTCAGTCAGCTCTCGATTTAGCTGACATGGGATTCAAAACTTACTTGGTCGAAAAGAACCCAACCATTGGGGGAAGAATGGCCCAGTTAGATAAAACATTCCCAACTCTCGATTGTTCAATGTGTATTCTCGCACCTAAAATGGTAGATGCAGGAAAACACGAAAATATTGAATTATTAGCTTACTCAGAAGTTAAAGATGTAGAAGGATACATCGGTAACTTCAAAGTAACCGTAGAAAGAAAACCAAGATACGTAGACGAAGATCTCTGTGTAGGATGCGGGTCATGTGTAGACGTCTGCCCAATAGAAATACCAAACTACTTCGACGAAGGAATTGGTATGGTTAAAGCGGCATACATTCCATTCCCACAAGCAGTACCTCTCCTCGCTACAATCGACAAAGATTATTGTATCGAATGTGGTCTCTGTGACCAGATATGTGAAAGAGGAGCAGTTCAGCACGATCAGGTAGCTGAAGAAGTTGAACTTGACATAGGTACAATCATCGTTGCAACCGGTTACGACCAGTTCGACGCAAATGAAAAACTTGAATACGGATATGCAGACAACGCAAACGTTATCACAGGATTAGAAATCGAAAGGATGATTAACGCATCAGGACCAACAGAAGGTCACGTATTAAAACCATCTGACGGTAAACACCCAAAAAGCGTTGCATTCATATTATGTGTTGGTTCAAGGGACGAAAAAGTCGGTAACGAATACTGTTCAAGAGTTTGCTGTATGCACTCCATGAAAAACGCTCAGCTCGTTAAAGACCACGAACCTGACACTGAAGTCACTATCTATTACATGGATATAAGGGCATTCGGTAAAGGATTTGAAGAGTTCTACAAACGGTCACAAGAAAAATACGGTATTAAATTTATCAGAGGCCGGCCAGCAGCAATTCTCGGAAACCCTGACCAGACCCTTACAGTAAGGGCAGAAGACAGCTTACTTGGAAGAGTAACTGAATACAACTATGATATGGTTGTACTCGCAGCTGGACTCGTACCACCAGCAGGTGCTAACGAATTAAGACAGACCATTGGGCTCTCCAAGAGTGCAGACGGTTTCTTAATGGAAGCTCACCCAAAACTCAGGCCTGTAGACACACTTACTGAAGGTGTATTCCTTGCAGGTGTAGCACAAGGACCAAAAGATATTCCTGACTCCGTAGCACAAGC
It encodes:
- a CDS encoding CoB--CoM heterodisulfide reductase iron-sulfur subunit A family protein, with amino-acid sequence MAEEKKVETSEEPRIGVYVCHCGINIGGVVDVVAVRDYAATLPNVVVAEEYKYFCSDPGQEKIQKDIKEKGLNRVVVAACSPRLHEPTFRRCVSEAGLNPFLFEFANLREHDSWVHMDEPEAATEKAKDLTRMAVAKARLLEPLEAETVSVTNTAMVIGGGVAGIQSALDLADMGFKTYLVEKNPTIGGRMAQLDKTFPTLDCSMCILAPKMVDAGKHENIELLAYSEVKDVEGYIGNFKVTVERKPRYVDEDLCVGCGSCVDVCPIEIPNYFDEGIGMVKAAYIPFPQAVPLLATIDKDYCIECGLCDQICERGAVQHDQVAEEVELDIGTIIVATGYDQFDANEKLEYGYADNANVITGLEIERMINASGPTEGHVLKPSDGKHPKSVAFILCVGSRDEKVGNEYCSRVCCMHSMKNAQLVKDHEPDTEVTIYYMDIRAFGKGFEEFYKRSQEKYGIKFIRGRPAAILGNPDQTLTVRAEDSLLGRVTEYNYDMVVLAAGLVPPAGANELRQTIGLSKSADGFLMEAHPKLRPVDTLTEGVFLAGVAQGPKDIPDSVAQASGAAARAAIPMVKGEVEIEPITAYTDEDVCGACAVCVELCPYGALAIDEGHATVNIALCHGCGTCAAACPSGAMDQSHFKTDQIMAQIEAAMGGTGAQSK
- a CDS encoding DUF2795 domain-containing protein encodes the protein MARRGGMTTEIQQALKGMDYPASKQELMQQAQKNNASQNVMQAIENLPEQKFNSPTDVQKAWGQEKR
- a CDS encoding alpha/beta hydrolase; this encodes MCPFIKVGKGNSGDINLHYEDYGEGKPIILIHGYPLSSRAWEKQIPALLDAGYRVITYDRRGFGNSSQPWSGYDPDTFAEDLHKLIAELNLHDFALVSHSMGGEEIARYIGKYGTGDVSKVVLISSVTPFLRKADDNPEGLDESLFKELKNAVTEDRPAFMTKFCTDFYNMDVFEGKRVSKHAYQASWNTAVEASMKGSIDCVDTWGVDFREDVKRIDVPTLIIHGDQDRIVPFPNSGKRMPDFVKDSKLVVIKDGPHGIAWTHTEEVNRELLNFLG
- a CDS encoding hemerythrin domain-containing protein; translation: MAENNVYELLKNDHDNIKNLLRETIQNKDPSQFPKIQKEWESHMLGEEIYFYPALRKKESFMVLERYEEHELGKKLIYELDKLDKSDERWMPKMGVLQEIIELHIDEEEKEIFPKAKEIINEDNEKYILDKIRDEKSRYVKSYL